Within Pseudomonas cichorii, the genomic segment GCAAACCTGGCTCACCAGTTTCACCGACGCCATGGAATGGGAATACATCGAAATCAATCCTTTCGGCGCAGGGGTCATCACCCTGGGCTTCATCTATGGCGCCTATTTCACGGAAACCTTCCGCGGCGCCATTCTGTCGGTGCCACGTGGTCAGGTCGAAGCCGCCATCGCCTACGGCCTCAAGCGCGGCCAGCGTTTTCGTTATGTCGTGTTCCCGCAGATGATGCGCTACGCGCTGCCGGGCATCGGCAATAACTGGCAGGTGCTGCTCAAGGCCACCGCGCTGGTGTCGATCATCGGTCTGGCCGATCTGGTGAAGGCTTCCCAGGACGCCGGTAAAAGCACCTATCAACTGTTCTACTTCCTGGTGCTGGCGGCCTTGATCTATCTGGTGATCACCAGCGCCTCGAACCTTGCCTTGCGTTGGGCCGAACGGCATTACGCCGCCGGCAGCCGGGAGGCAAAACGATGATCGAATTGCTTCAGGAATACTGGAAAGCCTTCCTTTATACAGACGGCGTCAACATTACCGGCCTGGCCATGACCATGTGGCTGCTCAGCGCCTCCATTGCCATCGGCTTCTGCCTGTCCATTCCATTGTCCATCGCCCGCGTTTCGGACAAGCGCTGGGTACGCTGGCCGGTGCAGTTCTACACCTACCTGTTTCGCGGTACGCCGCTCTATATACAGTTGCTGATCTGCTACACCGGCATCTACAGCATCGCGGCGGTTCGTGAGCAACCACTGCTGGATGACTTCTTTCGCGATGCGATGAATTGCACCATCCTGGCGTTCACCCTCAATACCTGCGCCTACACCACCGAGATTTTTGCAGGTGCCATACGCAACATGGCCCACGGTGAAGTCGAAGCCGCCAAGGCCTACGGCCTGAGCGGCTGGAAGCTCTATGCCTACGTGATCATGCCCTCGGCGTTGCGTCGCTCGCTGCCTTACTACAGCAACGAAGTGATCCTGATGCTGCACTCGACCACCGTCGCTTTCACGGCCACGGTGCCGGACATTCTCAAGGTCGCACGCGATGCCAACTCGGCAACCTTCATGACCTTCCAGTCCTTCGGGATCGCGGCAATCATGTACCTGACCGTCACTTTCATTCTGGTCGGACTGTTTCGTCTTGCCGAACGTCGCTGGCTGGCCTTCCTCGGCCCGGCTCACTAGACAGGACGACAACGCATGGATCATCGGACCCACGATTTGCTGTCGCCGGTGCCTGGCACTGCGCGGCAAGTCCACAGTTTTCATTACGGCCCGCAAGACGGCACCTGCAAGATCTACATCCAGGCCTCACTGCATGCCGACGAATTGCCCGGCATGCTGGTGGCCTGGTACCTGAAGCAGCGCCTCACCGAGCTGGAAAATGCCGGGCGCTTGCGTGGGGAAATCATTGTCGTCCCGGTTGCCAACCCCATCGGCCTGGAACAGATCCTGATGGATACCCCGCTGGGTCGTTACGAGCTGGAAAGCGGGCAGAATTTCAATCGCTGGTTCACCGAACTTGGCGAACAGATCGGCGATGCAATCGAAAACCAGCTCACCGGTGACGCGCATCACAACCTGACGCTGATCCGCGACAACCTGCGCCTGGCGCTGGATGCCCAGATCGCCACGACGCAGTTGCAGTCCCTGCGACTGACGCTGCAAAAACTGGCCTGCAAGGCCGACATGGTGCTGGACCTGCATTGCGATTTCGAGTCGGTAGAGCATCTCTACACCACGCCCGAGGCATGGTCGAAAGTCGAGCCGCTGTCGCGCTATCTGGGCGCACAGGCAAGCCTGTTGGCCACTGATTCGGGCGGGCAATCGTTCGATGAATGTTTCACGCTGGTCTGGTGGCAATTGCAGCAACGCTTTGGGGAGCGCTTCCCGATCCACATGGGCAGCTTCTCGGTGACCCTGGAGCTGCGCGGCCAGGGTGATGTCAATCACGCCCTGGGCAGCCGCGACTGCCAGGCGATCATCAATTACCTGATCGATTTCGGCGCCATCGAAGGCCAGGCACCCGAGCAACCTGAATTGCTCTACCCCGCCACGCCACTGGCAGCGGTCGAACCGGTTTTCACCCCGGTGGGTGGTCTTCTGGTGTTCTGTGCCATGCCCGGCGAATACATCGAAGCCGGGCAACTGATCGCCGAAGTCATCGACCCGATCAGCGATGCCGTCACCTCCATTCACGCACAGAATGCCGGTCTGCTGTATGCCCGCTCGTTACGACGCATGGCAACGGCAGGCATGGTCATCGCTCATGTCGCTGGCACTCAGGCCTATCGCAGCGGCTATCTACTTTCTCCTTGAGGACC encodes:
- a CDS encoding ABC transporter permease — protein: MLDALIQNLGLSAFSLKGFGPLLLQGTWMTIKLSVLSLFLSIVLGLIGASAKLSSSALLRVPAQIYTTLIRGVPDLVLMLLIFYSLQTWLTSFTDAMEWEYIEINPFGAGVITLGFIYGAYFTETFRGAILSVPRGQVEAAIAYGLKRGQRFRYVVFPQMMRYALPGIGNNWQVLLKATALVSIIGLADLVKASQDAGKSTYQLFYFLVLAALIYLVITSASNLALRWAERHYAAGSREAKR
- a CDS encoding ABC transporter permease, giving the protein MIELLQEYWKAFLYTDGVNITGLAMTMWLLSASIAIGFCLSIPLSIARVSDKRWVRWPVQFYTYLFRGTPLYIQLLICYTGIYSIAAVREQPLLDDFFRDAMNCTILAFTLNTCAYTTEIFAGAIRNMAHGEVEAAKAYGLSGWKLYAYVIMPSALRRSLPYYSNEVILMLHSTTVAFTATVPDILKVARDANSATFMTFQSFGIAAIMYLTVTFILVGLFRLAERRWLAFLGPAH
- a CDS encoding succinylglutamate desuccinylase/aspartoacylase family protein; the encoded protein is MDHRTHDLLSPVPGTARQVHSFHYGPQDGTCKIYIQASLHADELPGMLVAWYLKQRLTELENAGRLRGEIIVVPVANPIGLEQILMDTPLGRYELESGQNFNRWFTELGEQIGDAIENQLTGDAHHNLTLIRDNLRLALDAQIATTQLQSLRLTLQKLACKADMVLDLHCDFESVEHLYTTPEAWSKVEPLSRYLGAQASLLATDSGGQSFDECFTLVWWQLQQRFGERFPIHMGSFSVTLELRGQGDVNHALGSRDCQAIINYLIDFGAIEGQAPEQPELLYPATPLAAVEPVFTPVGGLLVFCAMPGEYIEAGQLIAEVIDPISDAVTSIHAQNAGLLYARSLRRMATAGMVIAHVAGTQAYRSGYLLSP